The region TGGACTATATGCTTATAAACATGTGCTTTTACAATGAGACAATAGCAGCCTGTTCCTTTGTTCCAGCTGCATTCCTGGTGCTGAATGAAGTTCAGTTTTTTGAGAGCCTGCACCTTAGTGATCTCTGTAGCCTCCAGTTTTAGAAGACTTTAAGCAGCAGCTGAAACCTAAACCAGTGGGTGGTTATTGTCTGAAATTCTTTAAGCCATCACACCCTTAACGTCCACAGAAatctgatgacacacaactacAACTGTACCAGGAAGGGATGTTTACAAGCCTTTAGTGTCAGGGTCAGACCACAGGTGTCAGATTTACTGAACATTAAAGGTGCCATATGTAATTTTATCACCAAAGTAATAGCAAAAAAGTATTTATGAGAATACATTAAGTACGGTAGTTTCTACAATGtgcaacacacattcatttattgctttGTAGGCCCTGAAGGGACCAACCCACACCCTGTGAGACAAGTTTACTttgtgctgcctaagtcagaaaacacataaaacgagccgttctgattctgctccgcttctgacgtcaagtgcagagactttagaatggccccgccccctcatctgtgtctgtccaatcacagcactgaacccGTGTTtttgtgagagcacaaagacaaggttaaacagccaaacagacacaacgaatgtggagaaaaaagaggactgagtaaaaacggagaaaacaagaaaggagaagaaagagaacagagcgaaaacggctaaaaaaaaccagagcttctgctcctcgctcctcactgctgtgcgctcggggtcggggtgaacagcgagcggctcattatcatttaaaggaacaggtgctgaaagcgggcgttctgaacagggctgtttacacagggggagaacactgctgtggggttcgtggggtttggaccaaagcaggtcacagacgtttcattaagaaagaGAACTCATTTAAGTATATATTCTATCCATATTTCATTTATATCCTGTTAATGGCTTTTGTTCTTGGTAACTGTGGTTGACGTAAGCTGTGTGTAATATGTTCCATATTAAAAACAGCATTATCTTCCATCAAATCCCCAGGAAAACATATGACACACTGAGCCACATTCAGTTCACGCTCAGCAGGATGAGCAGAAACTTTACTGTGAAACTCTAGCTTGAGACAACGGGCACATTTAGCACATTTAGATATGGAAATGAGTGGTGACTAAATTTACATGCTTCCAACATGAGGCAAGTAAGGGACTCTGTTGTTCAACACAAATCTTACATTCTCTCTTCTATTAGTGTATACACCGATCAGACAAAACATTACAATAATCTCCTCGTTTCTAAAATGACTTTCTCTTTTaccagcttcactgaccatacagatcactgtgtagttctacaattacagactgtagtctgcttgatgctctgcatacttccttaGCCCACTTTCCcaacaggacccccacagagcaggtgtgatgtggtgatggattattctcagcgctgcagtgacactgacgtggtggtggtgtgttagtgtgtgttgtgctggtgcgagtggatcagacacagcagtgctgctggagtttttgaacccctcagtgtcactgctgcactgagaatagtccaccgaccaaaaacacagggtttaaaactccagcagcactgctgtgtctgatccactcgcaccagcacaacacacactaacacaccaccaccacgtcagtgtcactgcagcgctgagaatgatcagaGGTTGGTCGTAACGCACTACATTTACTCCATTATATATACTTGAGTAACTTTTTGGATAAATTGTACTTATAAGAGTAGTTTTAATGCAGCATcatacttttacttgagtatatTTGTGAAGACGAAGCAGTGCTTTTACTCCATTATTTGAACTACATTTTGCTCGCTACTCACTACATATTTTTGTCGATCCGTCCAATGCACGGTCTATCTGTTTGGTTTTGTCGAGACTttcaacagaggctctgtcacaTGACTGCGTCTCAACAATCAAATGTAGCCACTAGTGACGTTTGACTCAGTTTCACCAATCAATCAGAGCCAAGCCGTCACATGACCGCACACAAAATCCCTGCCGCAAACACAGACGGAAAGGAGCACAGAAGCACAGGACAATGGCAGAGACCACAGCATGTGTTTTGCAACAACAACTCGAAGAGACATAGCACCCCTGGCCCCACATAAAGCCAATGTTCAAAATTCTCTGGCACTGAATTTGTTcattgttgttttatatttgtgtgcACTCAGGTGTACTATTTGACGTCctgattattaaacaaagaggGTACTCAGCAGTTACTCAGTGCTTGAGTAGTTTTTTCACTTAGTACTTTTTACTTATACTCAAGTAATTATTTGAGTGATGGCTtgttacttttacttgagtcatATTCTTAAGTAACAATACTCATTCTTCATTACAATGTTtggcattgaagaacagggggaaaggcgTGAACAATGTGTACAGAGCAACAAGTGCACTACAGTCtagtatttgaattgaatttgaTTTTGTTATTTCTGTTACTACAAGCATTTCTATTTCACATACTGTCCCAGAATTTCCAGCGCGGTGTTTACAGTCACCAGTGTAATGATCTTGTACCTTTACGACCAAGGTCGAGTTTGCTAATCTTAAAGATCTCCAAGTCCGTAAAAATGGCATCTGTTTACAAACAGCAGAAATGAAGGGAAGTGTTTAAGTAGTTTTGTCCTATGACTGAACGCTAACACTGTCCTCCGCCTACTGGTGAGGCGTGGTACTGCTTGTGCAGCTCATATCCCTGGGagtaaaaatgacaataaactaaTTTATGTCAGGGTACCATCACACTCaccacttacacattcacaccacagtcactccacctaccaacatgtgtgtccCACTCAGCCACAGGGATAACACCACACTCTTTACAGACACGGACTTGaggagaggatcccacccaggaccccgagCCCCTGAAGCTGTGCAGCAGTGTCACCACCTGCAGTGCCCCAATAACCACTTCCCTAGTGTTTAAAGATGGTAAGTTCCCTAAATGTGTCCAAGCAAGCATTATAACTGTTGCATATCGTGTTGCATGTGATTCTTCTGGTTTGTTAGATTATTATATTTTGGATAAGGTTTATTTATTCTGATTTATCTACTATTTTCATGTGACTGCACTCCTTTGGGCCCTCAAGGAAGTTTGGGTTAAATCTGTGCCACTTCACAATTGACAGTAGCTTTAAAATATGATAACAATTCTCTTCCATTAATAAAGACACAGAAGGTGTTTccttgaagagagagagagagagcgagagagagagagagagagatcttagGTTTTGTAAGAAAGTAATGACCACATCCTTAGCCCACATGAGAAGAGCACCAAAAACATAGCCTCAGCAGAAGCCCTCATTCTCCTCAAATGACATCCCACAACAGCTTAACATTGAGAAAACTTGAACAGACAACAGCTATACCCTCTCTCGCGCACTTCGACAAGATGGAAAGATCTTTCATATTTTTGAGATTGCATTTAACATTTGGATCATAAACTTCATTAAAGCTCTTTATTATCTGGACACCCTTCTGGATTGGGGGCAGGTGGAAGGATTTTGGGAGTGACTGACTCTCTTCTGGAGCCTATCTGTGGCAGTTGATCCTGCTTTTACTCCAACTGTGATACTTTCTACCTGTTCTGCCACTGAGATAACTGCAACTAGGATAACTGCCTACTATCATACCTGCCACAGGGTATGGTAAGATACCACCTTGCCTGAAATTTAGATAACTACTGTCTTGGCCTCTTGTGTATGGAATAACTAATTTCTACGTTACCTGCAACTGGGATAACTAGAATCTAGCTCTCATTCTACAGGGACAACTAGTTACTACCTTACCTTCAGCTGGGATAACTAGTATCTAGCTCTCTTTCTACAGGGATAACTAGTTACTACCTTGTCTTCAGCCTGGATAACTAGTATCTAGCTCTCATTCTAAAGGGATGACTAGTTACTACCTTGCCTTCAGCTGGGATAATTAGTATCTAGCTCTCATTCTAAAGGGATAACTAGTTACTACCTTGCCTTCAGCTAGGATAATTAGTATCTAGCTCTCATTCTACAGGGATAACTAGTTACTACCTTGTCTTAAGCTGGGATAACTAGAATCTAGCTCTCAGTCTACAGGGATAACTAGTTACTACCTTGTCTTCAGCCGGGATAACTAGTATCTAGCTCTCATTCTACAGGGATAACTAGTTACTACCTTGTCTTCAGCCGGGATAACTAGTATCTAGCTCTCATTCTAAAGGGATGACTAGTTACTACCTTGCCTTCAGCTGGGATAATTAGTATCTAGCTCTCTTTCTACAGGGATAACTAGTTACTACCTTGCCTTCAGCTGGGATACCTTGTCTTCCTACTGGACTGCACTACCACTGAATAACCCTTTACTGGACTGTGAACTTTCTCAGAACTCGTGTGATCATTGATCAGACTTGCCTCAGATATTCtctgtgtatttgtatttgaaaAATGTCCTCTGCCAGTGAGCTGGTGGCCCTGTGCCTAGGTGCCATCGGGATGGTGGGTACTGCGGCGACCACAGGTCTCCCCATGTGGAGGGTGACCGCCTTCATCCAGGAAAATATCATCACCATGGAGACACGCTGGGAGGGGCTATGGATGAACTGCTACCGACAGGCCAACATCCGGATGCAGTGCAAAGTGTACGACTCCCTGCTGTACCTTCCTCCGGAGATGCAGGCGGCTCGAGGGCTCATGTGCACCGCCGTGGCCTTGAGTTTCATAGGGTTGATTGCGGCCCTTCCGGGTCTGAAGGATACGGCCTGTCTCCAGGGCCAACCTCGGATCAAATCCCTCATTCTGATGGTTGCTGGGTGCATGCTATTGCTGGCTGCCTTTTGCGTCTACATCCCAGTCTCATGGACAGCGCATGTGATCATCCAGGACTTTTACAATCCTCTTCTCCTGGATGCTCAGCGTAGGGAACTTGGTGAGGCCTTGTACATCGGCTGGGTTGCTGGAGCCTTCCTCTTCGTCTCTGGAGTGGTCTTCCTCATTTGTAGATCTACCAAGTCCAAGTCGGCTCAGTTTTATCGCCCCGCGTACGCCACCAACACCTCCACCTTGACCCACGTTCATCCCTTCATGCCCGCTCCAAGCTCAATCTCGTCCATACCGCTCctaacaaagaacagcatgTACCCACAATCTTTTTCCACCTACAGCCCCGTGGCAGTGACCCCTAGTGGTCAACCTGTGCACGTAGCTCCTCTACCTGTTCCAGTGGCGCATAGCAGCCACATGGCCCTTAATCAACAGCCCAAACACAAGCTGGGGAAACTCTTCACACCCAGAAACTCCACCCACCACAGCATAGCATctgcacccccacctcccgCACATGCTGCGCCGTCCACCCAGTACACGCCCATTGTGTATGGATACCCCCACCAGCAGCTCCACCGCTCTGGCACCTTCAACACCTCCGGGATTTACATATGAGAACATCTTTAACCTTCGGTCTCCTCCAAGACCCGGATCCGGATTTGGACGGAACTGGAACtgacacatatttaaaaattgttCTCCAAAATATAATCAACTGTCCCTCTCTGTGTTAACGTTACAGCTGATCTGTGTTTATATTAGAGCAGTGCTTTTAGACGGTAGATTTCaatactttaaatatttaaattttcatATTTGTTGTGCATTTAATTTTAATCTCTTTCATTTGCCTTTATTTTGATTTCTGTTTCTAAGAATGATTTTCTTAGAGGTGTGCTGCATTATGACTTTACTGTACGTTTTATAATCAATTGTAATAAAGTGTAAATTTAAGATCCTCCTAAATGCTGGTCACAAACTCAGGACGAGTCAACGCCACAGTGTCAGTGAGACGTGGTTTTCCTGACACTGTGGTTTACTGTAAATAGGAGCGTTCTGGGAGGCGAGAGTCTGCTGCAGTGGGAAGTTGATGTTATCAACAGTTTCAGATAGTTTTACTTTCTCCCTGAACACTGTCTCACTGTGAATTCTTACTTTATAGAAGTACAGATCTCTCATTTTgtaaaggtctctctctctctctctctctctccctctctctctgtctgtctgtctgtctgtgtgtctgtctgtcttctcACTTGTTTtacactctttttctctttctctcaactttcttttcttttgctctCACTATTTTTCTCTCTACACTTTTCTTTTCTATCCTTCCATTCTCCTTCTCTGTCATGTCTCACTCTCCTTTTAcactttctgtttctgtctttctcacttctttctctctctctctctctctctctctctctctgctttatttcttctttctctcttttctcacacCATTCTCACATTCTGTCTGGTATTTCTAAggttttctgtctctttctctctgtctctgtctcttaacctttatctctctttctcctgttTTAGTTAAAGTCCATGACTTATTTCTTgcaaatttctttttaaaatatcatacacatctatctatctatctatctatctatctatctatctgtctgtctgtctgtctgtctgtctgtctgtctgtctgtctgtccgtccgtccgtccgtctgtcCGTCCGTCTGTCTATATAGTTATAGTTTTTAATCACTAAAGAAAGCATCGTGTAGCTGCTTTAGTTGTGATTTCTTCACTTTCAGGACACGTCCTTTTCCCTCCACCTACACAGTAAGTAAATAACCTAATCTCCTATAGGACTTCACATATTTCTTCTTATTTACCTGCAGAGGGCGCTAGAGCACATTATTTAACCATGTTCAGGATCCTATCGCCACTGTTTAAACCTCGTTCTGTGAATGGCCCCGAGATCAACTCAGTCACTGAGAGTGTATCAGCGCATCACTGAGCCCCTGACCCCCGCCAGCCGCTGACCGCAGACCGAGGAGAATCCAGTGGAACATTACAGAGGCCTCTCTCTGTTAAATTACCATTCTGTAGATTTACTAACTACATTCATCTTTAATGCCTTTGATAAACTGCAGTGATTCCCGCATCTCTTTCACTCACTAAACTCTtacttttattctgttctttctttccccttctcccttttttccttcttctttttggtttattgtttctttttttgctatattcttttaatgttgagattgctttaaaaaattaaaaaatacggtgtaaaagttttaaaaaagtacttcttccattctctctctctctcgctctctctctctctctctctctcactctctctctcactccctccctctctctctcgctctctctctctctctctctctctctctctctcactctctctctctctctctatctctaatCGTCTGTAAGATTAAGATCTTCCGCTTTAATCATTTCCTCGTGTACTGGAGCGGGCGCGCGGCTTCGAGCGTCAGATTTGCCGTTAATCTCGCGCTCTGcctccgtgtgtgtgagtgtgtgtgtcgcgaGCCTTCCTCGGTGCCCtccggagtgtgtgtgtgtggagagaatgCGCGCGCGAGGCGGGCATGAGGCGCTCGGAGCCGGAGGAGAGCACCGGCATTAGCAGCAGTAGGAGCGCGTGCGTGCGGGTGAAATTCGGGCGCGAGGTGGAGAAACGGGATTACATGCTGGAGCGCGCACGCGGCGGGCCGGAGCGGTGATGATGAACATGATGAAGATGAGGGACGCGCACGAGCTGTGGTGACGCGCCATGGCCCGGATCATCCCGCTGCTGTGGCTCGTGACGGAGCTCCGCGCGAGCGCGCAGCAGCAGGTCCTGCGCATCGGTACGTTCACGCGCAATCAAACTCGTTCACGTGCTTAATATACTACAGGTCACCATGCGCGAGCAGAGGGGTGTAACGCCCACCAGCACAGGGCTGTGGAActgaggaactgtgttctctggactccCAGCATCTTCACTCCACAGCTccaacactccagagaacacagttccactgttccacagccctgtGCTGGTGGGCGTTACACCACACTCTTAGCATTAGGCTTTGGGGGGAgttgtggtctgtgtgtgtgtgtgtgtgtgtgtgtgtgagtgactgggtgagtgagggtgtgtgtgagtgactgagtgaatgtgtgggtgagtgCGTGTATGGGTGAGTgcatgggtgactgggtgagtgagtgtgtgagtgactgggtgagtgagtgtgtgagtgactgggcga is a window of Hoplias malabaricus isolate fHopMal1 chromosome 1, fHopMal1.hap1, whole genome shotgun sequence DNA encoding:
- the LOC136708111 gene encoding claudin-8-like, which codes for MSSASELVALCLGAIGMVGTAATTGLPMWRVTAFIQENIITMETRWEGLWMNCYRQANIRMQCKVYDSLLYLPPEMQAARGLMCTAVALSFIGLIAALPGLKDTACLQGQPRIKSLILMVAGCMLLLAAFCVYIPVSWTAHVIIQDFYNPLLLDAQRRELGEALYIGWVAGAFLFVSGVVFLICRSTKSKSAQFYRPAYATNTSTLTHVHPFMPAPSSISSIPLLTKNSMYPQSFSTYSPVAVTPSGQPVHVAPLPVPVAHSSHMALNQQPKHKLGKLFTPRNSTHHSIASAPPPPAHAAPSTQYTPIVYGYPHQQLHRSGTFNTSGIYI